The segment GACAAACGGGCTATTTTATTGGGAAATGTCTTGCTGGATGGTGATAAGATTGTTGCTACCCGCTTTAAATTAGGCATGAATGCCCGTTTGGCTATGGCTCCGGATTTAGGTACACAGGCAAACAACTGGAGCAATCAGGAATCGGCCCGTCGGGAAGGTTTCGATTCCGAGATTGTTGAATTGACGAATTTGCGGGGCGATGTTCAGATGCGTCGGGTGTATAAGCCGGATCATTCTTCTTCTATTGCCGACCTGAAGCTTCATTGGGATGGCGATCGTGTGATGTTTACGCAGACCATGCCGGACAAGCGCTGGAATATCCATGAAGTCAAGTTAGACGGAACTGGTTATCATCCGATGATTGAAATGAAAGAGCCTGATTTGGAATTTTATGATGGTACTTATTTGCCGGATGGACGAATCATAGGTGTTTCAAACATCGGTTATCAGGGCGTGCCTTGTGTGAGCGGAGATGATCCTGTCGGAAATATGATCTTGTATAATCCGAAGGATAAGAGTATGCGTCGTATCACATTTGACCAGGATGCAAACTGGAATCCGACCATTATGGCTAACGGGAAAGTGATGTATACGCGTTGGGAATATACTGATTTGACTCATTACTATTCTCGTATTGTGATGCACATGAATCCGGATGGAACGGAGCAGAAAGCCTTGTTCGGTAGTGGTTCTATGTTCCCGAACAGTACATTCGACGTACAACCGCTGCCCGGTCATCCTTCTGCATTCGTCGGCATTATTTCAGGCCACCACGGTATTGCCCGGTCAGGTCGTTTGATCTTGTTCGATCCGTCGAAAGCCCGTAAAGGAGCAGCCGGCATGACGCAGGAAATACCTTACCGGAGCCGCCCTGTACAGGAATTGATAAAGGATGAATTGGTCAATGGTGTTTGGCCGCAGTTTATAAAGCCAATGCCGTTGAATGATAAATATTTCCTGGTATCTGCCAAACTGTCTTCCAATGATTTGTGGGGACTTTACCTGGTAGATATTTATGATAATATGACTTGTGTATATCAGGCTGAAGGAGAAGGTTTCATCAGTCCGATTCCGGTTCGTAAGTCGGTTACTCCTCCACGTATTCCGGATCGTGTAAAGCTAAATGACAAAGAAGCAACTGTCTTTATTCAGGATATATATGCTGGTGAAGGTTTGAAGAATGTTCCGCGTGGTACGGTAAAGGAACTGCGTATCCATGCATATGAATATGCCTATGTAAAGACTCAGTCTGACCATAACTGGCATGGTATTCAGAGCGGATGGGACATCAAACGTCTGTTGGGTACAGTTCCGGTTGAAGAGGATGGCTCTGTTATCTTTAAGATTCCGGCAAATACTCCGATTTCTATCCAGCCTCTTGATAAGAATGGTGCCGCTATTCAGTGGATGCGCAGTTGGCTGACCGGGCAGCCGGGTGAAGTTGTCTCTTGCGTAGGTTGTCATGAAGATCAGAATGAGATTCCCATTCCTAAACGTGTGATTGCTTCGCAGAAGACTGCTGCCAAACTGAAAGCACCGGAAGGCGGTGTCCGTTCGTTTACTTTTGATTTGGAAATTCAACCTATCTTGGACCGTGCTTGTATTGCTTGCCATAATGGTCAGGGCAAGGCTTTCGACTTGCGTGCCGGCGAAAAAGACAAGTTGGGCTATGGCCCATCTTATCTGAACTTACATCCGTATGTACATCGTCAGGGAGGCGAAGGTGATATGCTGGTATTATATCCGTATGAGTATTATCAGAATACAAGTGAACTGGTTCGCTTGTTGAAGAAAGGTCACTATAATGTGAAACTGACGGATGCTGAATGGAAGACGTTGTATAACTGGATTGATTACAATGCGCCGGACAAGGGCTATTTCAATGCGAATGTGCTTGGGAAAGATATTATTCCGTATCAGGGCTATGACCAGATCGAACGTCGTATCGAATTGAACAACAAGTATGCCGGTGGTTCTGGAGTGGACTGGAAAAAGGAAATTGCCGATTATGCTGCTTATTTGAAGGCCAAAGGTCCGATTACTCCGGTGATGCCCGAAAAGGAAGCTCCTGTAAAGGAAAAGACACTGAAGGTGAAAGGTTGGCCATTCAATGCTGATGCTGTCAAGGAAATGCTGGCAGATGAAATGCAAACGCGTAAGGAGATAGAGCTGGCTCCGGGTGTGAAGATGACTTTTGTACGCATTCCTGCCGGACAGTTTGTGATGGGCAGTTATCAGGGTGAACCGGATGCTTATCCAACGGCGAAGGTTAAGATAAACAAGGCGTTTTGGATGGGTGAACTGGAAGTAACCAATCAGCAGTATAACGTATTCTTCCCAGATCATGACAGCCGTCACATGGATCAGCAGTGGAAAGACCACGTTTATCCGGGATATGTGGCTAATGATCCGGACCAGCCGGTTATCCGTGTCAGCTATAATGATGCCATGGCTTTCTGTAAAAAGCTAAGCGAAAAGACAGGTTTGCATGTTACTTTACCCACGGAGGCACAATGGGAATGGGCTTGTCGTGCCGGAAGTGATCAGGATTTCTGGTATGGTGATAAACATGCTGATTTCGGAAAGAAGGAAAATCTGGCGGATGAAACTACGAATCTGCTGGCAGTAAGCGGAATTGATCCGCAACCGATGCCAAAGACAAGCTTCTGGTACAAGTACTATATTTTCTTGCCGAAAGAAGAAAGCGTGAATGATGGCAGTTTGATTCAGGTAGGAGGTAAGAAATATGAAGCGAATCCGTTCGGCCTGTATAATATGCACGGTAATGTAGCCGAGTGGACTCGATCGGATTATGTTGCTTATCCGTACAAGGAGAATACAAAGGAAACTTCAGAATATAAGGTAGTTCGTGGTGGTTCATGGGTGGAACGGCCAAAATATGCTACCGCTCATAGCCGAAAAGCCTTCTATCCATGGCAACCTGTATTTAATGTAGGTTTTCGTGTGATTATTGAAGATTAAAAGGAAAAATCCTATATTTAGGCCCTTTTCTGAGGGGTATCTGAGGTAATTCATACCAGCAGATACTTTTCCGCCGGTCGGCGGAAGGCTTTCCGTCAATCGGCGGACGACCTTCCGGCGTACGGCGGAAACCTTTCCGACAACCGACGGAAAGGCAGTGTCTCGGGTGTTTTCCCTTAAGGGATGACGAAGTTTATATTAATAACATATATGAAATCAGTTATTCTAAGGTATTTATCTTCTCCGGTAACGGGATTGATATTAATGGTAGTTTATGCGTTGGGGTTGGCGGTTGCTACATTTATAGAAAAGCAGCTCGGAACCGAAACAGCAAAAGAGTGGGTGTATTATTCGCCAGTATTTATTTTCTGGCAGTTCCTGATGGTCGTTAATTTTCTGGCAATGGCCGGGAAATATCAATTGGTTCGCCGGAAAAAGTGGGGAGCTTTACTGACTCATCTGGCTTTTATCGTTATTTTGGGTGGAGCGATGTGTTCGCATGTATTCAGTGAAGAAGGATTGTTGCATTTACGTGAGGGAGAATCCAGTAACCAGATAGCGGTTCGGGCAGGCGACAAAACCTATTTTCATACTTTGCCTTTTCAAGTTGAATTAGTCAAATTTACATTAACCCGTTATCCGGGTTCGGCAAGTCCGTCTTCGTTTGAGAGTGAAGTGCTGGTTCATGTAGACGGAGAAACGCGTCGGGAACTTATTTTTATGAATAATGTACTGGATGTTAAAGGCTACAGATTTTATCAGGCTTCTTATGATAAAGATGAGCAAGGAACAATCCTCTCGGTCAACCGGGATGTTGCCGGCCGGAACATTACTTATGCTGGATATATTTTACTGGCTTTAGGCCTGCTTCTTTGTATTGTAGGTCCTCATTCACGCTTCATGTATTTGAGCCGTCAGTTGAAGGATATGCGTTCGGCAGGTGTTACTACGCTTCTTCTGATAGGACTGTTAAGCATTTCAGCTGGAATGAAAGCTGAAGAGAAATCGATGGATTTGAATAAAGTGGTGCAGCAGTTTGTGGTCAGTCCTGAACATGCGGCGGCTTTCGGGGCATTGCCCGTGCAGTCTGAAAACGGACGAATGATTCCGATGAATACCTTTTCGTCGGAAGTATTGAGAAAGTTGCATAAGGAAGACACTTTTGGTAAATTGAATTCCGACCAGTTCCTGTTAAGCTTGCTGGCGATGCCGGATATGTGGATGCGGGTTCCGTTGATTCGTCTGTCAGATAAGGAGATATCTGCCCATTACGGATTACCTGATAAATCATGTTCCTATTTGCAAGTCTTTGATGACCGTGGCGCTTATAAATTTCAGGCAGATGTAGAGAAGGCTTATGCCAAAATGCCGAACGAGAGGACTCGCTTTGACAAGGATTTGATGAAATTAGACGAGCAGGTGAATATCCTGTATCAAGTGTTTAATTATCAGCGAATCCATATTTTCCCGAAAGAAGGCGATCCGAATCATAAATGGTATGCACCGGGCGATGATCTTTCTGTTTATAGTGGAAAGGATTCGCTGTTTGTTTCCCGGATCTTTTTGTGGTATTTGGGAGAAGTACAGTCGGCATTGAAAACCCAGGACTGGAGTAAGGCCGACGAAGTACTGGGTATGATCGAAACATACCAGCAAGCTAAAAGCCAGGGTGTTGACATAAGCCCCAAGAAGATGCAGGCCGAGATCAAATATAACCAGATGAACATCTTCCGTCAGTGCAAGATAGGTTATTTGGTTACGGGCGGATTGCTACTGATTGTGGCTTTTGTTGCCATGTTCAATGAAAAGAGAAAATTGAATACACTCTTTCTTTTGCTGGCCGGACTGGTAGTGGCGGTGTTCGGTTTTCATACGTATGGAATGGGAGTCCGCTGGTATATTGCCGGATATGCTCCTTGGAGTAACTCTTATGAGACGATGGTTTATGTGGCATGGGCTACGGTTGCTGCCGGTTTGTTGTTTGCCCGTCGCAGTCGGATAACGATGGCACTGGCCACTTTGTTTGCGGGTATTATTTTATTTGTATCTGGTCTGAACTGGATGGACCCAGAAATTAGTCCGTTGGTACCGGTGTTGAAATCACCATGGCTGATGTTTCATGTGGCTGTTATAGTAGCCGCTTATGGATTCTTCGGTATTTGCTGCTTGTTGGGAATAACAAATCTGGTGATAATGGCGCTCATGCGGAATAAGAATCAGGAACAGATGCTGCTTCGTATCCGGGAACTGACGGTTGTTAATGAAATGGCTTTGCTGGTAGGTCTGGCATTGATGACGATCGGAACATTCTTGGGTGCCGTCTGGGCCAATGAATCATGGGGACGTTACTGGGGCTGGGATCCGAAAGAAACCTGGGCACTGATAACCATGATTATCTATGCTTTAGTTGAGCACTTGCGCCTGGTGCGGAAGTGGTATAACCTGTGGTCATTTAATTTCTCATCGGTAATGGCTTTCTGTTCCGTACTGATGACATTCTTCGGTGTGAATTATTTTTTGAGCGGTATGCATTCTTATGGAGAAAATGATCAGGTTAATGGAATATTTATGTATATATTTGTAGTGATAGTCGTAGTTATTATTCTTTCTGTCATTGCCTATTGGAAATATATGCGCAGAAAGATAATAGCGGAAGATAATTTTACATCTAATAATTTAAACAGATAGTGCTATGAGAACATTAAGTCATTTTGGTATTCCGGTAAATTACAAACCGGAAGGAGCTATGTACAATGAAGGTTTGAATATTTGGTTGACTGATTACAGTAAAAGTGCCAACAAAATAGAGTTCCTTTACCTGGAATCAGGAAAAACTCCGCTGCCGGATAAAGTTTTATCAACGGCTCATGTAGCCTATATTGTACCTTCTTTGGAAGAAGCGCTTAAAGGTAAGCAGGTTATTTTTGGTCCGGCTCCTTGTGATGAGCATCTGACAATTGCTTTTATTGAAGAAGAAGGAATTGCAATTGAGTTGATGGAAACTAAATGAAAAGCCTTAAAACGAAGTTTGAGCTGAAAATAAAGACAAGATTCCACCATAGTAGTTGAATGAAGAACTGATGGAAGATTATGTGGGCTTACCTATAAAGTAAAAATAGAAGCCATCATTTTGTAGTTCGTACCCATTCCTGAAATGAAGATAGAGTTACTATTGGAATGATTAGAAGTTGTGGGTACGAACTTTTATTTTGCGGGTGATCCGGATTACTTATGTCATTAATATGTTATTATGAAATCAATAGTTGCTTATCTGTGTATGCTCTGTTTCCTGGTGGGATTATTGTCCTGTGGTGAGAAAGGAGAAAAGTTATTGTTAGCCGGTTCGGGTTGGAGTAAAATTGTGATTATCGATAAGAAAATCCAGGAAATAGAATGGGAATATTCATTGGAAAAAGGCTGGGAATGTAATTCAGCCAGCTGGACTCCTGATGGAAATATTCTGTTTTCGTATGCCAAAGGAGTTAAACTGATCACGATGGCTGGTGAAGAATTATGGAATATTCCAGCAGATGCCGGTTCTGAGTTTCAGACTGCCTGCGTATTAGATAACGGAAATTATCTGGTTGCTGAATGTGGTCATCCGGCTAAAATATTCGAATTTAGTCCGAAGGGAGAAATTATTCGTGAGACTGCCTACGAAACTGGTATTGAAGTTCCTCATGCTCAATTCCGCCATGTGAATGTAGATAAAGATGGAAACTATCTGGTTCCTTTGTTTGAGACAGCAGATGTACGGGTAATAGATATAGAAGGAAATTTGCTGCGTACCATCAAGATGCCGGGAAATATGTTTTGTGTCAGCAGATTGGATAATGGAAATTATGTAGGAGCTTGCGGAGATTCCCATTGTTATGTTGAGTTTAATCTGGAAAGTGGAGAAATTGTCCGTACCGTTAACTCGGGAGATATTGAAGGAGTTGAGTTTTGCTTTGTCGCTCAGCTGTTGCCAACTACCGGTGGTGGAATGTATATTTGCAACTGGCAAGGCCATGATCCGGATGTGGCTTCCAGGCATGTTCCACAATTAATAGAAATTGATAGGCAGGGAAAGATCGTGTGGAAAATAAATGATAGCAGGAATTTTGGCATGATCTCTTCCATATCAGTAGTGAAATGATTTTATCTTAAATATAAAAACTGTAAGTTATGTCAGAAATAGTTCATTCTAAGGAGAGAATATTGGCCGTGGATGCCTTGCGCGGATTTGCCGTAATGTCGATCATTTTGTTGCACAACATTGAACATTTTAACTTTTATTCTTTTCCCGAAACGACATCACCCTTATTATCGAGCTTAGATTCTCATTTATGGGATATGCTGTTTTTTGCCTTTTCCGGGAAAGCCTATGCCATCTTTGCATTGCTGTTTGGATTTACTTTTTATTTGCAATTTCATAATTGCGAGAAAAGAGGTGAAGATTTCCGAAACAGATATATGTGGAGGCTGACATTGCTTTTACTGTTCGGCTTTGTGAATGCCATCTTTTTCCCAGGAGAAATTTTGGTACTATATGCATTGATTGGTTTTGTATTGGTTCCTGTACGCCATTTGAAAGACCGGACAGTCGCATGGATTGCTTTGATTCTGATGTTGCAGCCATTGGAATGGCTAAAAGTTCTTTATGCATGCTTGGTTCCGGATGCAAATCCACAGCAGACTTATTTCTCGCTGGGTGACGTATATCTGCAGTTAGGAGGACATTCCTTTTGGGAAATGCTGAAAGCAAATTTCGTTACCGGTCAGTTGGCCAGTTTAAATTGGGCGTGGTCTCATGGTCGGGTATTCCAGACAGCAGCTTTGTTTATGTTAGGAATGTTGCTGGGAAGAAAAGGTCTGTTTCTATATTCAGGGGAAAACAAAGAACGGGTAGCTGCATTTTGGCAACGGGTAGCCTTTCTGGCATTGCCGTCGGCTGTCATTCTGTATTATCTGAAGGATTTCATTTATTCACAGATAGAGAATCCGTTCCTGAAGTCGTCTATGCGGACGATTTGGGATTCTTGGTATAATTTGTCAGGTATGCTGCTGATTGTTTCCGGATTTCTGTTACTCTATTGGGTAAATGAAGGCAAGGTTCAGAAGATTCTTGTGCCGTATGGAAAGATGAGTCTGACGGATTATGTAATGCAATCGATAATAGGAAGTCTTTTGTATTTCGGTTACGGATTGGAACTGCACCTGGTTTGTGGAACGACCTATAGTCTGCTGATCGGAATCGTATTCCTTATTCTGCAAGTAGCCTTTGCACATTGGTGGTTCCGTCATTTCCGTCGTGGTCCGTTGGAAACCATCTGGCACCGGTTGACGTGGCTTGGGAAGAAATAAAAGAACAGTCAAAGAAAAGCCCAAGGAGTTATCCTGGGCTTTTCTTTGACTCTCTGAAAGGAATATATTAAAGGGCTTTCAATTCCCCTAATTTCTCACCCATTAAAATATGGCTCCATTCTTTTCCTTCTTTAGGTGATGTAAGCTGGAAGTTGGCTTCTTTTTGGAATACGAGGACAAAATCAGAACCTCCGAATAAGAAGTAACCTAATTCATCTCCTTTTTCTACATGGTCGCCTACTTTTAATCCTTCGGTGAAGTTAACGGATGCCACTTGCGACATACCGATAGGCATCACGGCAACCAATCCGTGCGTTTTTGTATCAAGGATAACGAGGCCGCGTGTTTCGATACTCTGCCAGCCAGGAACGGAGCAATCTACTACATATTGTTGCAGATCCGGTACCCAAGTGATAGTTCCGCCTAAGGCATCATCACCGGGGATAAGACGGATTTCGCGGATTACACCGGATAAAGGGAAATGGTATCGGTGGTAATCGTTGGCATTCAGGAAGGCATGGAAAAATCTTCCTCCTGCAAAAGCATCGCAATAAGCGCTCTCCGGACCGATTAGGTTACGGATGGAATTAAACACACGCGATTTTACTGCGATCTTCTCGTCTGTGATGATATACGATTCGTCATCAATATCCCATACTCCTTGAGGTACGCAGTCACCCGGCGAAGTTACAACCGAATTATCTTCTGGAGAAGCAATCGGGCGTTGATCGGGCGAAGCCAATCGGCGGCTGAAAAAGTCATTGAACGAATGCCAGTTGGAAGGGGATTCATACCAACCTTTCGTCATTCCTAGTTCTTCTTGTTGCATCATCAACTCTTCGTATTCCTTGTTCCATGAATCTGCAGATGACAGATAATTCCCCCACGATTTGCAATAATCCACGAGCCAGCTGCGGTATGGTTCTACATATTGTACGGAGTTTGTAAAAAGACTTTTGCCTTCGAGTGATTCCAGCGGCATACAGTTGATAAAATAACAGTAGCAAAGAGCCTGGTACATCCGTCCGAAGATACTTGGTTGTCCCGGACAGAAAATAACATCCCAAGGCATAGCCGTCTGTGAGTAGTCGATAAAGTCGTAGTACTCTTCAAGGGACTGTGCCGGGTTGGTAGATTTGTCCGGATTGATCAGTATTCCTTTTTCAATTGCTTCTGTAAGGAGTGATTTCAGGCGAGTATCACTCTCAACCAACGAAATTAATTGCTGGGTGGTCTCGTTATACTTACTGTACTTGTCTGTTTTGTTGTCCTTGTTTTCACAAGCGGTAGCCATAAGCAACAAGGCCATCAGGAAAAAACATATCTTGGATATGTTTATGCTCTTTTTTCTCATTTTAACACTTTGAAATAATTATGATCGTGCAAAGGTACGGAATTAAAATGGACTGATGATTCATTGTTCCTGTTTTTCTTCTTTTGCTTCCTTTTCTTGTGGCAAGATCAGATTAAGCACCACTCCAACGATTGCTGCAAGCCCGATTCCAGATAGTGATAATTCGCCCCAGGTGAAGTTTGCGCCTCCAATACCGATAGTCAGAGTCAGAGAGAAGATGATGATGTTTCTGGTATTTGTCAAATCGACCTTGTGCTGCAACATATTCGTAACGCCTGCAGTAGCGATTGTTCCGAAGATCAGCAGCATGATTCCTCCTAGAACAGCATTGGGGATAGATTTTAGCAGGGCGCTTATTTTACCAATCAGAGAGAAAAGAATGGCTGTTACGGCCGCAATCCGTATGACTTGCGGATTGGTTACTTTGGTTATCGACATCGCACCGGTAACTTCTGCATAGGTAGTAACTGGAGGTCCACCTAAAACTCCGGCAATCATACAGGCTATTCCATCTCCCAATAAGGTTCGGTGCAATCCTGGATCTTTGACGAAATCTTTGTTGGCAACCGTATTGACTACATAAATATTACCAATGTGTTCGATCACTGGGGCAATGGCGACGGGAATCATGAAGACGAAGGCTTCCCATGAAAACGTAGGATGTACGAATTCTGGCAGGCTGAACCACGAGGCTTCGCGTACTCCACTCAAGTCTACCTCATAGAAGAACAAGGCTGTCAGATATCCAATACCGATCCCACAAAATATGGGAATCAATCTGAGCAAGCCTTTGGCTTTTAAAGACACTATTACAGCTGTTGCTAATGAAATCAGAGCTAACACCCAATTCTCTTCAGCCATTTTTACACCTGTACCAGCCAATGTAATACCGATCAGAATAATGACGGGACCAATAACGACTGGAGGGAAAATACGATGAATGACGGATAGTCCTTGCCATTTGACTAATGCGCTCATCGCAAAATAGACAAGTCCGACTCCTGTAAGTCCAAATAATGTTCCCGAAAGTCCGTATAATTCGGTCGCTTTGATAATGGGAGCTATGAAGGCAAAGCTGCTTCCTAAAAAGATAGGAACTTTCCCTTTGCTTACTAAGTGGAAGACTAATGTTCCGATTCCGGCTGTAAATAGGGCTGTTGAAGGGTCAAGTCCTACTAATAAGGGTACCAGAACAGTCGCTCCGAATGCCACGAAAAGAAATTGTACACCTACAATTCCTTTTCTGATAGGCGTAAGTGTTGTATCCGATGTGTGATTCATAAGATATGTGGATATAAAAGTTTATATTACATTTTGAATTGACCATTGCCTGCAGTATGGAAAGTAACTGCAGGTTTCAGCTTTGTAAAATTACGATAACCTGCTTCTTTATCCAAATTTTCAGAAGGAATGTTGTGCAGGGAGACTTTCTGTTGTGTGTTTTGTTTTGTTCTATGAGTGGCTTAGGTTATCTTTGCACTAAAATAGAATGGATAATATGAAAAGAGTTTTTTGTCCGAAGTGTGATCATCAGATTGCTTTCGATGAAACTAAATACGAAGAAGGTAAAGTTGTGGCGTTTGTTTGTCCACAGTGTGCATCACAGTTTAAGATTAAAATCGGCCGGAAAGTAGTCCGTTCGAAATCGGGTCAGGAAAAGGAAGTAAAGGAGCCGGATTTCTCATGTGGTTTTATTACAGTAATTGAGAATTCATTCGCATTCAAGCAAGATTTACCGCTGGTATTAGGTGATAACGTGATAGGCCGTCGAAATAAGGATACAGACGGAGTGGATGTTCCGATTATTACCAGCGATCCGAGTATGGGGCGTAAACACTGCGTGATTCATGTTAAACAAGATGCCCAGGGTAAATTAATCTATACGTTGCGGGATTTTCCCAGTTTGACGGGAACTTTCTTGCGCAGTGAATTATTGGGTGATCGGGAAGTGGTTCGTATCGGCGACGGAGCTGTTGTAACAATTGGTGCAACTACTTTTATCCTGCATACGCCTGATGGGAAAGAAATAGAAGAATAATGATTAATATTATAATTTGTATATCATGAAAAGAATACTATTGTTATTAGGCCTGCTGGCATGTATATTTATACCACTTTCTGCCCAGCAAAAAGTGCCGAAATGGATGGAGAAACAAAAGAAGGCAATTGTAAAGATTGCTACATATAAAGCTGATGGAACGGCCTTGCATACAGGTACCGGTTTTTTCATTTCGGAAGATGGAAAAATGCTTTCAGCTTATTCGTTGTTTAAGGATGCTTATAAGGCTGTTGTTACAGATGGCGGTGGAAAAACTTATACCGTTTCGACCGTTTTGGCAGCTGATGAATTGTATGACGTAATCAAACTCCAAGTGGAAGTCCCGAAGAAGGTCAGCTTTCTGAAGATGGCGGCAACTCCATTAGCTGTAGGCGCTTCGGTATATTTGCAGCCTTATACGACTGAAAAAGTTAAGACTTTTGCAGCCGGAAAGGTTGAGGAAGTTACTAAGTTGAAAGATATCTATCATTATTATAAGTTGTCTTTTCCACTGGAGGTAAGTTGGGTGAATGCGCCTGTGCTGAATGAAGAAGGAGAAGTATTCGGTTTGGCACAAGAGGATGCTTCCGGGAAGAAAGAGGTTTCATATGCTGTATCGGCTGCTTATGCTGAGAGTCTGCAAATATCTA is part of the Parabacteroides sp. AD58 genome and harbors:
- the ccsA gene encoding cytochrome c biogenesis protein CcsA, producing the protein MKSVILRYLSSPVTGLILMVVYALGLAVATFIEKQLGTETAKEWVYYSPVFIFWQFLMVVNFLAMAGKYQLVRRKKWGALLTHLAFIVILGGAMCSHVFSEEGLLHLREGESSNQIAVRAGDKTYFHTLPFQVELVKFTLTRYPGSASPSSFESEVLVHVDGETRRELIFMNNVLDVKGYRFYQASYDKDEQGTILSVNRDVAGRNITYAGYILLALGLLLCIVGPHSRFMYLSRQLKDMRSAGVTTLLLIGLLSISAGMKAEEKSMDLNKVVQQFVVSPEHAAAFGALPVQSENGRMIPMNTFSSEVLRKLHKEDTFGKLNSDQFLLSLLAMPDMWMRVPLIRLSDKEISAHYGLPDKSCSYLQVFDDRGAYKFQADVEKAYAKMPNERTRFDKDLMKLDEQVNILYQVFNYQRIHIFPKEGDPNHKWYAPGDDLSVYSGKDSLFVSRIFLWYLGEVQSALKTQDWSKADEVLGMIETYQQAKSQGVDISPKKMQAEIKYNQMNIFRQCKIGYLVTGGLLLIVAFVAMFNEKRKLNTLFLLLAGLVVAVFGFHTYGMGVRWYIAGYAPWSNSYETMVYVAWATVAAGLLFARRSRITMALATLFAGIILFVSGLNWMDPEISPLVPVLKSPWLMFHVAVIVAAYGFFGICCLLGITNLVIMALMRNKNQEQMLLRIRELTVVNEMALLVGLALMTIGTFLGAVWANESWGRYWGWDPKETWALITMIIYALVEHLRLVRKWYNLWSFNFSSVMAFCSVLMTFFGVNYFLSGMHSYGENDQVNGIFMYIFVVIVVVIILSVIAYWKYMRRKIIAEDNFTSNNLNR
- a CDS encoding phosphatidylserine decarboxylase: MRKKSINISKICFFLMALLLMATACENKDNKTDKYSKYNETTQQLISLVESDTRLKSLLTEAIEKGILINPDKSTNPAQSLEEYYDFIDYSQTAMPWDVIFCPGQPSIFGRMYQALCYCYFINCMPLESLEGKSLFTNSVQYVEPYRSWLVDYCKSWGNYLSSADSWNKEYEELMMQQEELGMTKGWYESPSNWHSFNDFFSRRLASPDQRPIASPEDNSVVTSPGDCVPQGVWDIDDESYIITDEKIAVKSRVFNSIRNLIGPESAYCDAFAGGRFFHAFLNANDYHRYHFPLSGVIREIRLIPGDDALGGTITWVPDLQQYVVDCSVPGWQSIETRGLVILDTKTHGLVAVMPIGMSQVASVNFTEGLKVGDHVEKGDELGYFLFGGSDFVLVFQKEANFQLTSPKEGKEWSHILMGEKLGELKAL
- a CDS encoding YncE family protein is translated as MKSIVAYLCMLCFLVGLLSCGEKGEKLLLAGSGWSKIVIIDKKIQEIEWEYSLEKGWECNSASWTPDGNILFSYAKGVKLITMAGEELWNIPADAGSEFQTACVLDNGNYLVAECGHPAKIFEFSPKGEIIRETAYETGIEVPHAQFRHVNVDKDGNYLVPLFETADVRVIDIEGNLLRTIKMPGNMFCVSRLDNGNYVGACGDSHCYVEFNLESGEIVRTVNSGDIEGVEFCFVAQLLPTTGGGMYICNWQGHDPDVASRHVPQLIEIDRQGKIVWKINDSRNFGMISSISVVK
- a CDS encoding SUMF1/EgtB/PvdO family nonheme iron enzyme, yielding MNKLQLVISVLLSTSAVSWAGPQQKKVDNWIDASVKAKTELQEKLKKAGMPVISQWMKHKQKAQSFVVDVKGLDKLVLVTAGGPDGTNYDQAVWANARLIKKDGTSVWLDEIPYEYGVAGWDKPKMNVNVYDNKIVIAGKEYAHGVLCHADGTLVYPLNGEYVRFEAEVGIDDASQGGSVYFQALNVMPETVGKELSNRYPKEIAMLGSVLDGLDSWLITADASEEKQAVEKALSYLKDKTYFADAAKRVADETDVNTQMHKYLSLLEQIQQVVALQNELEWLNVESVKLAFADMKRQKGYDVATYEPLLNELIELTKKGFDGIYKGDEQVIADAKKALADKRAILLGNVLLDGDKIVATRFKLGMNARLAMAPDLGTQANNWSNQESARREGFDSEIVELTNLRGDVQMRRVYKPDHSSSIADLKLHWDGDRVMFTQTMPDKRWNIHEVKLDGTGYHPMIEMKEPDLEFYDGTYLPDGRIIGVSNIGYQGVPCVSGDDPVGNMILYNPKDKSMRRITFDQDANWNPTIMANGKVMYTRWEYTDLTHYYSRIVMHMNPDGTEQKALFGSGSMFPNSTFDVQPLPGHPSAFVGIISGHHGIARSGRLILFDPSKARKGAAGMTQEIPYRSRPVQELIKDELVNGVWPQFIKPMPLNDKYFLVSAKLSSNDLWGLYLVDIYDNMTCVYQAEGEGFISPIPVRKSVTPPRIPDRVKLNDKEATVFIQDIYAGEGLKNVPRGTVKELRIHAYEYAYVKTQSDHNWHGIQSGWDIKRLLGTVPVEEDGSVIFKIPANTPISIQPLDKNGAAIQWMRSWLTGQPGEVVSCVGCHEDQNEIPIPKRVIASQKTAAKLKAPEGGVRSFTFDLEIQPILDRACIACHNGQGKAFDLRAGEKDKLGYGPSYLNLHPYVHRQGGEGDMLVLYPYEYYQNTSELVRLLKKGHYNVKLTDAEWKTLYNWIDYNAPDKGYFNANVLGKDIIPYQGYDQIERRIELNNKYAGGSGVDWKKEIADYAAYLKAKGPITPVMPEKEAPVKEKTLKVKGWPFNADAVKEMLADEMQTRKEIELAPGVKMTFVRIPAGQFVMGSYQGEPDAYPTAKVKINKAFWMGELEVTNQQYNVFFPDHDSRHMDQQWKDHVYPGYVANDPDQPVIRVSYNDAMAFCKKLSEKTGLHVTLPTEAQWEWACRAGSDQDFWYGDKHADFGKKENLADETTNLLAVSGIDPQPMPKTSFWYKYYIFLPKEESVNDGSLIQVGGKKYEANPFGLYNMHGNVAEWTRSDYVAYPYKENTKETSEYKVVRGGSWVERPKYATAHSRKAFYPWQPVFNVGFRVIIED
- a CDS encoding DUF418 domain-containing protein translates to MSEIVHSKERILAVDALRGFAVMSIILLHNIEHFNFYSFPETTSPLLSSLDSHLWDMLFFAFSGKAYAIFALLFGFTFYLQFHNCEKRGEDFRNRYMWRLTLLLLFGFVNAIFFPGEILVLYALIGFVLVPVRHLKDRTVAWIALILMLQPLEWLKVLYACLVPDANPQQTYFSLGDVYLQLGGHSFWEMLKANFVTGQLASLNWAWSHGRVFQTAALFMLGMLLGRKGLFLYSGENKERVAAFWQRVAFLALPSAVILYYLKDFIYSQIENPFLKSSMRTIWDSWYNLSGMLLIVSGFLLLYWVNEGKVQKILVPYGKMSLTDYVMQSIIGSLLYFGYGLELHLVCGTTYSLLIGIVFLILQVAFAHWWFRHFRRGPLETIWHRLTWLGKK